A stretch of the Lonchura striata isolate bLonStr1 chromosome 17, bLonStr1.mat, whole genome shotgun sequence genome encodes the following:
- the BHLHE23 gene encoding class E basic helix-loop-helix protein 23, translating into MAELKSLGSEAYLALAPGYGPSAFAYGAVRGGAEGPRGAYAGGGGADFHGGAMGKSAESSGEQSGDEEDGFEAGVKGGAGFEREGKLKGGALGKKPKEQRSLRLSINARERRRMHDLNDALDGLRSVIPYAHSPSVRKLSKIATLLLAKNYILMQAQALEEMRRLVAYLNQGQALSAPLPATLNPFGQSPVYPFGGAAVPGCPEKCTAFTGAASALCKHCNDKP; encoded by the coding sequence ATGGCTGAGCTCAAGTCGCTGGGCAGCGAGGCGTACCtggcgctggccccgggctacGGACCCTCGGCTTTCGCCTACGGGGCGGTGCGCGGGGGCGCCGAGGGCCCGCGGGGCGCCTacgcggggggcggcggggcggacTTCCACGGCGGGGCCATGGGCAAGTCGGCGGAGAGCAGCGGCGAGCAGAGCGGCGACGAGGAGGACGGCTTCGAGGCGGGCGTGAAGGGCGGCGCGGGCTTCGAGCGAGAGGGGAAGCTGAAGGGGGGAGCCCTGGGCAAGAAGCCCAAGGAGCAGCGCTCGCTGCGCCTCAGCATCAACgcgcgggagcggcggcggatGCACGACCTGAACGACGCGCTGGACGGGCTGCGCTCCGTCATCCCCTACGCCCACAGCCCCTCGGTGCGGAAACTCTCCAAAATCGCCACGCTGCTCCTGGCCAAGAACTACATCCTCATGCAGGCGCAGGCCCTGGAGGAGATGCGGCGGCTGGTGGCTTACCTGAACCAGGGCCAGGCGCTGAGCGCCCCGCTGCCCGCCACCCTCAACCCCTTCGGACAGTCGCCCGTGTACCCCTTCGGCGGCGCGGCCGTGCCCGGCTGCCCCGAGAAATGCACTGCCTTCACAGGAGCCGCCTCCGCCCTCTGCAAACACTGTAACGACAAGCCCTGA